In Desulfobulbus oralis, one DNA window encodes the following:
- a CDS encoding YkgJ family cysteine cluster protein, which yields MEALSRIPVVADIFQCTCCGFCCHGETTVSLNEADQKRMATLMALPREEVLHRFWRVNGREVQMQVRDGHCIFYDGKKGCTVHAGRPWRCRQWPLHPSILTDEANFLTITASCPGLKKELGYESFCRIFKTLIANGTLMAGGF from the coding sequence ATGGAAGCCCTGTCCCGAATCCCTGTTGTCGCCGATATTTTTCAGTGTACCTGCTGCGGTTTTTGCTGCCACGGCGAGACCACGGTTTCCCTGAACGAGGCCGACCAGAAGCGTATGGCGACCCTGATGGCTCTGCCCCGGGAAGAGGTCCTGCACCGCTTCTGGCGCGTGAACGGTCGCGAGGTGCAGATGCAGGTGCGGGATGGTCACTGCATTTTTTATGACGGAAAAAAGGGGTGTACCGTGCACGCAGGCCGTCCCTGGCGCTGCCGGCAATGGCCGCTGCATCCGAGCATCCTGACTGACGAAGCCAATTTTCTCACCATCACGGCGTCCTGTCCCGGGCTGAAAAAGGAGCTGGGCTATGAAAGCTTCTGCCGCATCTTCAAAACCCTGATTGCCAACGGCACGCTCATGGCCGGAGGCTTTTAA
- a CDS encoding HD-GYP domain-containing protein, whose translation MIKKVSVDDLRVGVYVTDFNTPIAHKGSIYIEPGPISRESTIKILKSWGVGQVDIDTSLGLDPETLPKNKKRKVTSPAGPNNPRPRIRPSVPLKIERNVALEVSREAMRAVEHAYQDVMRGDVPEAGQFYDIAERMYDSIHRNSDALILLGRIREKDTYTLQHSVSVCTYVLAMCQYYDMSESQSLDLAVGALFHDIGKAIIPLSVLNKPGKLTAEEVQIMKRHAEYSSELLHQVQGIPQHCVDVALHHHERYDGTGYPHGLRREQISFPVQLTSVCDVFDALVSERCYKPGLETVMGLRMIYEGGGTHFNRELAYDFIRCIGMYPVGTCVVLADGRSGVVMESTEDVKRPVVKVLYDETKRERLPRPIRVDLSKTGGEIACYSNASTLFGCTHEGQLLRKLFAV comes from the coding sequence ATGATTAAAAAGGTTTCTGTCGACGATCTTCGCGTTGGCGTTTATGTGACTGATTTCAACACGCCCATTGCTCACAAGGGATCCATCTACATAGAACCCGGTCCCATTTCCCGCGAGAGCACGATCAAAATTCTCAAGTCCTGGGGCGTCGGCCAGGTTGACATCGATACCTCCCTGGGTCTTGACCCGGAAACCCTGCCCAAGAACAAAAAGCGCAAGGTGACCTCGCCGGCAGGCCCAAACAATCCCCGGCCCCGGATCCGGCCGAGCGTGCCCCTGAAAATCGAGCGGAACGTCGCGCTTGAGGTCAGTCGGGAAGCCATGCGGGCAGTGGAACACGCCTACCAGGATGTCATGCGCGGCGATGTGCCCGAAGCCGGACAGTTTTACGACATTGCCGAACGCATGTACGACTCCATCCACAGAAACAGCGACGCCCTCATCCTGCTGGGCCGCATCCGGGAGAAGGACACCTACACGCTGCAGCACTCGGTCAGCGTCTGCACCTACGTGCTGGCCATGTGCCAGTATTACGACATGAGTGAGAGCCAGAGTCTGGATCTGGCCGTGGGCGCCCTCTTCCACGACATCGGCAAGGCCATCATCCCGCTCTCGGTCCTCAACAAGCCGGGCAAGCTGACCGCGGAAGAAGTCCAGATCATGAAAAGGCATGCGGAATATTCGAGCGAGCTGCTGCATCAGGTGCAGGGCATCCCGCAGCATTGTGTGGACGTGGCGCTCCACCACCACGAGCGCTACGACGGCACCGGCTACCCCCACGGCCTCCGGCGGGAGCAGATCAGCTTTCCTGTCCAGCTTACCAGTGTGTGCGACGTGTTTGATGCCCTGGTCTCCGAACGCTGCTACAAGCCCGGTCTGGAAACGGTCATGGGTCTGAGGATGATTTACGAAGGCGGCGGCACCCATTTCAACCGGGAACTGGCCTACGATTTCATCCGCTGCATCGGCATGTACCCGGTCGGCACCTGCGTCGTGCTGGCCGACGGTCGCAGCGGGGTGGTGATGGAATCGACGGAAGATGTCAAACGCCCGGTGGTCAAGGTGCTCTACGACGAGACCAAGCGGGAACGGCTGCCCCGGCCGATCAGGGTGGATCTGTCCAAAACGGGTGGGGAGATCGCCTGCTACAGCAACGCCAGCACGCTCTTTGGCTGCACCCACGAAGGGCAGCTTCTGCGCAAGCTCTTTGCCGTATAG
- a CDS encoding YqgE/AlgH family protein has protein sequence MDSLSGHFLIATPHMPDPRFRGQVIYLCAHNETGIMGLVVNNPSPEITLHDILLGANLPITEGPAAPVYLGGPVEPEAGFLLFTAEVPSRFAMQIQPGVFVSRDSRILDDIAKGEGPGEFLFLLGYAGWGPGQLERELQDNSWLVAQGDADLIFRTPASQRWKRAAGFVGIDMSQLGDIVGNA, from the coding sequence ATGGACAGCCTGAGCGGACACTTTCTCATCGCCACCCCCCACATGCCCGATCCCCGTTTTCGGGGGCAGGTCATTTATCTGTGCGCCCACAACGAGACCGGGATCATGGGGCTGGTCGTGAACAATCCCAGTCCGGAAATAACCCTGCACGACATTCTTCTGGGGGCGAACCTGCCCATTACCGAAGGCCCGGCAGCGCCGGTCTATCTGGGCGGTCCGGTGGAGCCGGAAGCCGGTTTCCTGCTCTTTACGGCCGAAGTCCCCAGCCGTTTCGCCATGCAGATCCAGCCCGGCGTTTTCGTTTCCCGGGATTCCCGGATCCTGGATGACATCGCAAAGGGCGAAGGCCCCGGCGAATTCCTGTTCCTTCTGGGTTATGCGGGTTGGGGACCGGGCCAGTTGGAGCGGGAATTGCAAGACAACAGTTGGCTGGTGGCGCAGGGCGATGCGGATCTCATCTTTCGCACGCCGGCCAGCCAGCGCTGGAAACGGGCGGCCGGATTCGTGGGCATCGATATGAGCCAGCTGGGCGATATCGTCGGCAATGCCTGA
- a CDS encoding DNA topoisomerase IV subunit B produces the protein MNPQEYDESKIKTLSSLEHIRKRPGMYIGRLGDGSNPDDGIYILLKEVLDNAVDEYIMGFGKRIEVAIDGAGKCTVRDYGRGIPLGKVIECVSVINTGAKYNTEVFQFSVGLNGVGTKAVNALSARFAVTAFRDGHFRRAEFERGELVHDEAGESGEKDGTLVSFLPDAGIFPDFAFDPHIVEERLWRYAYLNSGLTLVWNGRHYLSKQGLLDLLGRELQEEALYPPLHLTSNTLEFAFTHNDDYGETYFSFVNGTYTSEGGTHLSAFREGILKGINEFTGKKFNGPDVRDGIIGILAVKVQEPVFESQTKNKLGNTDIRAPIVQAVKDAVVTHLYKFPDVAAVLVDKVQRNEKVRRELQSVRRDAKARAKKIVLNIPQLKDCKYHPAAGKPSKAGRENMIFITEGQSAAGSIVSSRDPMVQAVFSLKGKPLNVLGQRLDVLYKNEEMYALMQSLDVEESVENLRFDRIIVATDADVDGLHIRNLMLTFFLQYFEQLVLQGKLYILETPIFRVRNKEKTLYCYSEAEMISAVQSLNARGRGDKGIETTRFKGLGEISPPEFKRFIGKDMRIKAVQLDSLSEVGRVLKFYMGKNTPERKQYIMEHLVADPV, from the coding sequence ATGAATCCACAGGAATACGACGAATCCAAGATAAAAACCCTCAGTTCGCTGGAGCATATCAGAAAGCGGCCGGGCATGTACATCGGCAGGCTGGGTGACGGCTCCAACCCGGATGACGGCATCTATATTCTGCTGAAAGAGGTGCTGGACAACGCGGTCGATGAATACATCATGGGCTTTGGCAAGCGCATCGAGGTGGCGATTGACGGGGCCGGAAAGTGCACGGTGCGGGACTATGGCCGCGGCATTCCCCTGGGCAAGGTCATCGAATGCGTGTCGGTCATCAATACCGGCGCCAAGTACAATACCGAGGTCTTTCAGTTTTCCGTGGGCCTGAACGGCGTGGGCACCAAGGCGGTGAACGCGCTCTCTGCCCGCTTTGCCGTGACCGCCTTCCGTGACGGCCACTTCCGGCGGGCCGAATTCGAGCGGGGCGAGCTGGTGCACGACGAAGCAGGCGAAAGCGGAGAAAAGGACGGCACGCTCGTGAGCTTTCTGCCGGATGCCGGGATCTTCCCGGACTTTGCCTTTGACCCGCATATCGTGGAGGAGCGGCTCTGGCGTTATGCCTATCTGAACTCGGGCCTGACCCTTGTCTGGAACGGCCGGCACTATCTTTCCAAACAGGGACTCCTGGACCTGCTCGGCCGGGAGCTGCAGGAAGAGGCGCTGTATCCGCCGCTGCACCTGACCAGCAATACCCTGGAATTTGCCTTTACCCACAACGATGACTACGGAGAAACCTATTTTTCCTTTGTCAACGGCACCTACACCAGCGAGGGCGGTACCCATCTGTCTGCCTTTCGCGAGGGCATACTGAAGGGTATCAACGAATTCACCGGCAAGAAGTTCAATGGCCCGGATGTACGTGACGGCATCATCGGTATTCTGGCGGTCAAGGTGCAGGAGCCAGTGTTCGAGTCGCAGACCAAGAACAAACTCGGCAACACCGATATCCGTGCCCCCATTGTGCAGGCCGTGAAGGATGCGGTGGTGACGCATCTCTACAAGTTTCCCGATGTGGCCGCAGTGCTGGTGGACAAGGTCCAGCGCAACGAAAAGGTCCGCCGGGAACTGCAGTCCGTCCGCCGGGATGCCAAGGCAAGGGCCAAAAAGATCGTGCTCAACATTCCCCAGTTGAAGGACTGCAAATACCACCCGGCCGCCGGCAAGCCCTCCAAGGCGGGCCGGGAGAACATGATTTTCATTACCGAGGGCCAGTCAGCCGCCGGCTCCATTGTCAGCTCCCGCGACCCGATGGTACAGGCGGTCTTCAGTCTGAAGGGCAAGCCGCTCAATGTGCTTGGGCAGCGGCTGGACGTTTTGTACAAGAACGAGGAGATGTATGCGCTCATGCAATCTCTGGATGTCGAGGAGAGTGTCGAGAATCTGCGCTTTGACAGGATCATTGTGGCGACCGATGCCGATGTGGACGGCCTGCACATCAGAAATCTGATGTTGACCTTTTTCCTGCAGTACTTTGAACAACTGGTGCTGCAGGGCAAGCTCTATATTCTCGAAACCCCGATTTTTCGTGTGCGCAACAAGGAAAAAACCCTGTACTGCTATTCCGAGGCGGAAATGATCTCGGCAGTGCAGAGCCTGAATGCCAGGGGCCGGGGAGACAAAGGCATTGAAACCACGCGCTTCAAGGGCCTGGGCGAGATTTCCCCGCCGGAATTCAAGCGCTTTATCGGCAAGGACATGCGCATCAAAGCGGTGCAGCTCGACTCCTTGAGTGAAGTGGGCCGGGTGCTGAAGTTCTACATGGGCAAGAACACGCCCGAACGCAAGCAGTACATCATGGAACATCTGGTGGCAGACCCGGTATGA
- a CDS encoding AI-2E family transporter, with the protein MHSSQVPSDNPLSFWNRLLPHAANLLAWGLLIGLIYLLRSFFLLIFLTFVFAYLQTRVGRRVEGLLPNRIVRVVVVALAFISVLTAAGIFLVPKVKTQTQIFVSQFGLYLNRVDEELERLSEKYPVLEEILPVLAEAAPPAAEPAEAGPAVQGPPQHGQPQRKGLRNSPTAVLLQQLLGLGDLGGSQNLNQIIDTLSNVGGKVLTFTANFLLSLLFSFLIVLDMPVLGRHVRGLADTRLRFIYLAVADNIREFSLVLGRALEAQLIIALVNSALTAIGVMALGLGSNVAFLSVFVFCFSFFPVVGVFISSIPICLVALQSQGLHTMLLAIALITLIHLIEGYVLNPRVYSSYMRINSVIILIILTLAGKLFGFWGLLLGVPVCTYIFGYAIRPNHPLVFPDLDGKGAQNAPPASAGDSTSGQGDGPAQPMA; encoded by the coding sequence ATGCATAGTTCCCAAGTCCCGTCCGATAACCCGCTGTCCTTCTGGAACCGCCTTTTGCCCCATGCGGCCAATCTCCTGGCCTGGGGCCTGCTCATCGGGCTGATTTACCTGTTGCGCTCGTTTTTTCTTTTGATTTTCCTGACCTTTGTCTTTGCCTACCTGCAAACCAGGGTGGGCCGGCGGGTGGAGGGCCTCCTGCCCAACCGCATCGTGCGGGTCGTGGTGGTGGCCCTGGCCTTTATCAGCGTGCTGACCGCGGCCGGCATCTTTCTGGTGCCCAAGGTCAAGACCCAGACCCAGATCTTCGTGAGCCAGTTCGGCCTGTACCTGAACCGTGTGGATGAGGAGCTGGAGCGCCTGTCGGAAAAATATCCGGTGCTGGAGGAGATCCTGCCGGTTTTGGCCGAGGCCGCCCCGCCTGCCGCGGAGCCTGCGGAAGCGGGACCCGCAGTGCAGGGTCCGCCGCAGCATGGCCAGCCGCAGCGCAAGGGCCTGCGCAATTCGCCCACCGCCGTTCTGTTGCAGCAACTGCTGGGCCTGGGGGATCTGGGCGGCAGCCAGAACCTCAATCAGATCATCGACACCCTGAGTAATGTGGGCGGCAAGGTGCTGACCTTCACCGCCAATTTCCTCCTGTCCCTGCTCTTTTCCTTTCTGATTGTGCTGGACATGCCGGTTCTGGGTCGGCATGTGCGTGGCCTGGCCGACACGCGGCTCAGGTTTATCTATCTGGCCGTGGCCGACAATATCCGCGAGTTTTCGCTGGTTCTGGGCCGGGCCCTGGAGGCCCAGCTCATCATCGCCCTGGTGAACAGCGCGCTGACCGCCATTGGCGTCATGGCCCTGGGCCTGGGCTCGAATGTGGCCTTCCTCTCGGTCTTTGTCTTTTGCTTCAGCTTCTTCCCGGTGGTGGGCGTGTTCATCAGCTCCATACCGATCTGTCTGGTGGCGCTGCAGTCCCAGGGCCTGCACACCATGCTTTTGGCCATTGCGCTGATCACCCTGATTCACCTGATCGAGGGCTATGTTCTGAACCCGCGCGTGTACAGCAGCTACATGCGCATCAATTCGGTCATCATTCTGATTATCCTGACTCTGGCGGGCAAGCTGTTCGGTTTCTGGGGTCTGCTCCTGGGCGTGCCGGTCTGCACCTATATCTTTGGCTATGCCATCCGGCCCAATCATCCGCTGGTTTTCCCGGACCTGGACGGCAAAGGTGCCCAGAACGCGCCGCCGGCCAGTGCGGGGGACAGCACCTCTGGACAGGGGGACGGACCTGCCCAGCCGATGGCCTGA
- a CDS encoding NADH-quinone oxidoreductase subunit N gives MLILPELAAALYALFFAVSGTVLRSRPRLSGGCTLMAGAVLLLCTGLGLSDTGAVGPGLASSPLSQACKLLLALAFLGLLIADPNQSGINPRLQPAFRALLFVQILALMLLTSATNLLMLCAAFFCAVLSLTLLVSMRGERQGIRSGSGSPCLYAGLLAAGLLLLGMAVLLMLTGMPGLTATALAMQHSSSRPLAGGALALVLAGFSFLLAPVPFHAWLPDTCRHAAGATAFLLLTLPGIAAVAVLFRLTSWLPPDAERFMTVPLAVLALCSLVVGNLCALVQQEVRRLLAFNAVAQAGLILLCLQGQNPALALFATAAWLPALLCCALPLQCVMRQGSSSPCLSDLRGLSREQPLLVLMLAAGLFSMSGLPPFAGFVARLQIFIEIMNAGHTGIALLAVCSNVLALAVSLRVLGAACAPAKGRPACPMPSMGTLALGLSAVLVLLLAGVLPSKCLSLIAAHLGSP, from the coding sequence ATGCTCATTCTGCCTGAACTGGCGGCTGCCCTGTACGCGCTGTTTTTTGCCGTCAGCGGCACCGTGCTGCGATCCCGGCCCCGCCTGTCCGGGGGCTGCACGCTGATGGCCGGCGCAGTGCTGCTGCTCTGCACGGGGCTGGGCCTGTCTGACACGGGCGCGGTCGGCCCCGGGCTCGCCTCAAGCCCTCTGAGTCAGGCCTGCAAACTGCTGCTGGCGCTGGCTTTCCTGGGGCTGCTCATTGCCGATCCAAACCAGTCCGGCATCAATCCCCGTCTGCAGCCGGCCTTCCGGGCCCTGCTCTTTGTCCAGATACTGGCTTTGATGCTTTTGACCAGCGCCACCAATCTGCTCATGCTCTGCGCCGCCTTCTTCTGCGCCGTCCTGAGCCTGACCCTGCTTGTTTCCATGCGGGGGGAGAGACAAGGTATCCGCTCAGGAAGCGGCTCCCCATGCCTGTACGCAGGTCTCCTGGCAGCGGGCCTCCTGCTTCTGGGCATGGCCGTTCTTCTGATGCTGACCGGCATGCCTGGTCTGACCGCAACAGCGTTGGCCATGCAGCACAGCTCCTCCCGGCCGCTGGCGGGCGGAGCCCTGGCGCTGGTCCTGGCCGGCTTTTCCTTTCTGCTGGCCCCGGTGCCCTTTCATGCCTGGCTGCCGGACACCTGCAGGCATGCGGCCGGTGCCACGGCCTTCCTGCTGCTCACCCTGCCTGGCATTGCGGCTGTGGCTGTCCTGTTCCGGCTCACGAGCTGGCTGCCGCCAGACGCAGAGCGCTTCATGACAGTGCCGTTGGCTGTGCTCGCCCTGTGCTCGCTGGTTGTGGGCAACCTCTGCGCCCTGGTGCAGCAGGAAGTCAGGCGTCTTCTGGCCTTTAACGCCGTTGCCCAGGCAGGCCTGATACTCTTGTGCCTGCAGGGGCAAAACCCTGCCCTGGCGCTCTTCGCCACTGCCGCCTGGCTGCCGGCGCTGCTCTGCTGCGCCCTGCCGCTCCAGTGCGTCATGCGGCAAGGGAGCAGCAGTCCCTGTCTCTCCGATCTGCGCGGCCTGTCCCGGGAGCAGCCGCTTCTGGTCCTCATGCTGGCAGCCGGCCTGTTCAGCATGAGCGGCCTGCCGCCCTTTGCCGGTTTTGTGGCCCGGCTGCAGATTTTCATCGAGATCATGAATGCAGGCCATACAGGCATTGCCCTGCTGGCCGTCTGCAGCAATGTGCTGGCCCTGGCCGTCAGTCTCCGGGTACTCGGGGCCGCCTGCGCCCCCGCGAAAGGCCGGCCAGCCTGCCCCATGCCATCCATGGGCACGCTGGCCCTCGGTCTGTCGGCGGTGCTGGTCCTGCTTTTGGCAGGCGTCCTGCCCTCCAAATGTCTGAGCCTGATCGCCGCACACCTGGGCAGCCCGTAA
- a CDS encoding 23S rRNA (pseudouridine(1915)-N(3))-methyltransferase RlmH, whose protein sequence is MKLVIPFLGKTKSAWIEAGIQDYAARLGRYAQLEMPVLKDPYVHGAPEERTKELQAQALLAAARGAQLLVALDAGGMSLNSVELADLWTRWEEQGRTSVALLIGGHLGLAQSLLDRASYPLALSSLTFTHEMSRLILLEQLYRVCTIRAGHPYHL, encoded by the coding sequence ATGAAACTCGTGATTCCCTTTTTGGGCAAAACCAAATCCGCCTGGATTGAGGCCGGCATCCAGGACTATGCCGCCCGGCTGGGCCGCTACGCCCAGCTCGAGATGCCGGTTCTGAAAGACCCCTACGTGCATGGCGCTCCGGAGGAACGCACCAAGGAGCTGCAGGCCCAGGCGCTGCTTGCCGCCGCCAGGGGCGCGCAGTTGCTGGTGGCCCTGGATGCGGGGGGCATGAGCCTGAACTCGGTCGAGCTGGCCGATCTCTGGACCCGCTGGGAAGAGCAGGGCAGGACCAGCGTGGCCCTGCTGATCGGCGGTCACCTGGGTCTGGCGCAGAGCCTCCTGGATAGGGCCAGCTATCCGCTTGCCCTGTCCAGCCTGACCTTCACCCACGAGATGAGCCGCCTGATTCTGCTTGAACAGCTCTACCGCGTCTGCACCATCCGGGCGGGTCATCCCTACCATCTGTAA
- a CDS encoding response regulator, translating to MLGPDSLDAIHEEEARSLHGQHAENLFPDFFESKAARQAVVLKPKTVAPPQPPGDSWMDEDESDRRDDVNAHFALLLLQKQNTRAQVEPILQDMGYLTVVAHTAEEAMARLRVEPYQLVFCDTEAASRELHEYMCCTLRPLRRRLIYYVLIGAELRTCYDMEALALSANAVVNERDLPYLEVILKRGFLDYEKLFGPMLEVLGEYDWPILQRQLSER from the coding sequence ATGCTGGGACCAGACTCTCTAGACGCCATACATGAAGAAGAAGCCAGAAGCTTGCACGGGCAGCATGCGGAAAATCTTTTTCCCGATTTTTTCGAGTCAAAAGCTGCCAGGCAGGCAGTGGTGCTGAAGCCCAAGACCGTGGCCCCGCCCCAGCCGCCTGGCGACAGCTGGATGGACGAGGACGAGTCGGACAGGCGCGACGATGTCAATGCCCATTTCGCGCTGCTCCTGTTGCAGAAGCAAAATACGCGGGCGCAGGTCGAGCCGATTCTGCAGGATATGGGCTATCTCACGGTGGTGGCGCATACGGCGGAAGAGGCGATGGCCCGCCTGCGCGTGGAACCGTATCAGCTCGTCTTTTGCGACACCGAGGCCGCTTCCCGGGAATTGCACGAGTACATGTGCTGCACCCTGAGGCCTTTACGGCGTCGGCTCATCTACTATGTGCTGATCGGTGCGGAGCTGCGCACCTGCTACGACATGGAAGCACTGGCCCTGAGCGCCAATGCGGTGGTGAACGAGCGGGACCTGCCCTACCTTGAAGTCATTCTGAAGCGGGGCTTTCTGGATTACGAGAAGCTGTTCGGCCCGATGCTGGAGGTCCTGGGCGAGTACGACTGGCCGATTCTGCAGCGGCAACTGTCAGAGCGATGA
- a CDS encoding DNA topoisomerase IV subunit A, with protein sequence MNGNTEQTGQDDTAAGPSGIGEVRGMLHRLFDTNFLDYTSYVIRDRAIPDVDDGLKPVQRRILQTLFNMDDGRFHKVANVVGETMKLHPHGDQSIFDALVNLANKGFLIDRQGNFGNIFTGDQASAARYIECRLSPLAKETLFDKDITEFTESYDGRMQEPLRLPARIPLLLMMGAEGIAVGMATRIMPHNFCELLEAQIACLKGEDFTLYPDFPRGGIVDVSEYDHGNGRLRCRVRLKQPDDKTIVITELPYNITTQGLIESIEKAARAGKLKIAAINDYTAERVEVEIKLARGVYAEETIDALYAFTDCEMSISPNMVVIAQNLPCQMRVEDVLRRNTQLLQKNLEAELKIRLDRLRDKWHARRLEQIFIEERLYKKIEEITKAGEIAATIGNSLLPFAGELQRPVTDRDIEQLLEIRIRRISRYDINRQQKELRDIEREIAGVTKSLANMVGYTIHFLEELLAAHRDEFPRMSELKVFDEISARSAALANLSVCYHRESGFVGHRIKAELAGNMEFQCPASEYDRLLLIFKDGLYKVISVPDKFFVGSNLAWMGLVQPDQVFNLLYRNGTDSLVYAKRFHTPKFILNREYRLFEEHRRSQILFLQTGESGVRVRVSYMPSARARYNAQDLEMDAILIKNAAAIGRRISTRKVRRVTPLDGTVTEAAEAEPRVLPGLEGGN encoded by the coding sequence ATGAACGGCAACACGGAACAGACAGGTCAGGACGACACTGCTGCGGGTCCAAGCGGCATCGGCGAGGTGCGCGGCATGCTGCATCGCCTCTTTGACACGAATTTTCTGGACTACACCTCCTACGTTATCCGCGACCGGGCCATTCCGGATGTGGACGACGGCCTGAAACCGGTGCAGCGCCGCATTCTGCAGACGCTTTTCAACATGGACGACGGCCGTTTCCACAAGGTGGCCAATGTGGTCGGCGAAACCATGAAGCTGCATCCGCACGGCGACCAGAGCATCTTCGACGCCCTGGTCAATCTGGCAAACAAGGGTTTTCTCATTGACCGGCAGGGCAACTTCGGCAACATCTTCACGGGTGATCAGGCCTCGGCCGCGCGCTACATCGAATGCCGGCTGAGCCCGCTGGCCAAAGAAACGCTTTTTGACAAGGACATTACCGAGTTTACCGAGTCCTATGACGGCCGGATGCAGGAGCCCCTGCGCCTGCCGGCCAGGATTCCGCTGCTGCTGATGATGGGCGCCGAGGGGATTGCGGTCGGCATGGCCACCAGAATCATGCCGCACAACTTCTGCGAACTCCTGGAGGCCCAGATCGCCTGCCTGAAGGGCGAGGATTTCACGCTCTACCCGGATTTTCCGCGAGGCGGCATCGTGGATGTGAGCGAATACGACCACGGCAACGGCCGCCTGCGCTGCCGGGTCAGACTCAAACAGCCGGACGACAAGACCATTGTCATCACCGAACTGCCCTACAACATCACCACCCAGGGCCTGATCGAGTCTATCGAAAAGGCGGCCAGGGCGGGCAAACTCAAAATCGCTGCCATCAACGACTACACGGCCGAGCGCGTGGAGGTGGAAATCAAGCTGGCGCGTGGCGTGTATGCGGAGGAAACCATCGACGCGCTCTACGCCTTTACCGACTGCGAGATGAGCATTTCGCCGAACATGGTGGTGATAGCGCAGAACCTGCCCTGCCAGATGCGGGTGGAAGATGTCCTGCGCCGCAACACCCAGCTCCTGCAGAAAAACCTGGAGGCTGAGCTGAAAATCAGGCTGGACCGGCTGCGCGACAAGTGGCATGCCCGCAGGCTGGAGCAGATCTTTATTGAGGAACGGCTCTACAAAAAAATAGAGGAGATCACCAAGGCTGGCGAAATCGCCGCCACCATCGGCAACTCGCTCCTGCCCTTTGCCGGCGAATTGCAGAGACCGGTGACCGACAGGGACATCGAGCAGTTGCTGGAAATCAGAATTCGCCGCATCTCCCGCTATGACATCAACCGCCAGCAAAAGGAGCTGCGCGACATAGAGCGGGAGATTGCGGGGGTGACGAAGAGCCTGGCCAACATGGTGGGCTACACCATCCATTTTCTCGAGGAGCTGCTCGCCGCTCACAGGGACGAATTCCCGCGCATGAGCGAGTTGAAGGTCTTTGACGAAATCAGTGCGCGGAGTGCGGCGCTGGCCAATCTGAGCGTCTGCTATCACCGGGAAAGCGGTTTTGTCGGCCACCGCATCAAGGCGGAACTGGCCGGCAACATGGAATTTCAGTGCCCGGCCTCCGAGTATGACCGGCTCCTGTTGATCTTCAAGGACGGGCTTTACAAGGTGATCAGCGTGCCGGACAAGTTTTTCGTGGGCTCAAATCTGGCCTGGATGGGCCTGGTGCAGCCCGATCAGGTTTTCAACCTCCTGTACCGGAACGGCACGGACAGCCTGGTCTATGCCAAACGTTTTCATACGCCCAAGTTCATCCTGAACCGGGAATACCGGCTCTTTGAAGAGCACAGGCGCTCCCAGATTCTGTTTTTGCAGACCGGAGAGAGCGGCGTGCGGGTGCGGGTGAGTTACATGCCCTCGGCACGCGCCAGATACAATGCCCAGGATCTGGAGATGGACGCCATCCTCATCAAGAATGCGGCGGCTATTGGCAGGCGCATCAGCACAAGAAAGGTGCGCCGTGTGACGCCGCTTGACGGTACGGTGACAGAGGCAGCGGAAGCCGAGCCGCGGGTTTTGCCCGGCCTGGAAGGCGGCAACTGA